A portion of the Candidatus Stygibacter australis genome contains these proteins:
- a CDS encoding FG-GAP-like repeat-containing protein yields MNNKKIVYSISSSIVVIFVFLFSELSCSEYLVPNKPASVDVADINQDGDLDIILGHEHYHGNHWGMISILDNNGNGDFVLLDTISTYHYEISLQLDQINNNGFPDIITLDYDENIGLPYFNIIFDYNLYNWYNTVYCYYDLVTLSQYEIFHTQNIANISFISNTGFLWGVLDNNGEGEFSDPIYYNLENPPGGLACGDLNEDDREDIVICGSDLIVFYNYPSIFVPFEVDSVSSFICDIKISDIDNNGNNEILGVDWGIPGTQKRLQVYASDGNGNFYLNYSKWIDEAMNCIFVADLNNDEFPDVVYNVSYSYPNSDYELFHTYILFNNQDGTFQDPVNYYTGICSHKSYVADLDGNGWNDIITLNTDFYNPPPDTGSVHILFNDGTGNFVEEPQVICDEFKIENVKLKINNHPNPFNPVTTISFELPFDSEVVLNIYNIKGQKVKSLIANEMSKGKHSVVWSGEDDRGRKVSSGVYFYQIAVNGEIERMNKCLLLK; encoded by the coding sequence ATGAATAATAAGAAAATTGTATATTCAATTAGCAGCTCTATAGTTGTAATATTTGTATTTCTATTTTCTGAATTATCCTGTTCTGAGTATTTAGTGCCCAATAAACCGGCATCTGTTGATGTAGCAGATATAAACCAGGATGGAGATTTAGATATAATACTCGGACATGAACATTATCATGGGAATCATTGGGGAATGATATCAATATTAGATAATAATGGTAATGGTGATTTTGTTTTACTTGATACAATCTCAACTTATCATTATGAGATATCATTACAGTTAGATCAAATAAATAATAATGGTTTTCCGGATATTATTACATTGGATTATGATGAAAATATCGGTCTTCCTTATTTTAACATTATCTTCGATTATAACCTTTATAATTGGTATAATACAGTCTATTGTTATTATGATCTAGTTACTTTATCTCAATATGAGATATTTCATACTCAAAATATAGCAAACATTTCGTTTATTTCAAATACTGGGTTTCTATGGGGAGTATTGGATAATAATGGCGAAGGAGAATTTTCTGATCCGATATATTATAATCTGGAAAATCCTCCTGGTGGTCTTGCTTGTGGTGATTTGAATGAAGATGATCGAGAAGATATAGTAATATGTGGATCTGATCTGATTGTATTTTATAATTATCCCTCAATTTTTGTTCCGTTTGAAGTTGATAGTGTATCTTCATTTATATGTGATATCAAAATATCAGATATTGATAATAATGGAAATAATGAAATTTTAGGGGTAGATTGGGGAATACCAGGCACTCAAAAAAGATTACAGGTTTACGCAAGTGATGGAAATGGCAATTTCTATTTAAATTATTCAAAGTGGATAGATGAAGCCATGAACTGTATCTTTGTCGCTGATCTTAATAATGATGAATTTCCTGATGTAGTATATAATGTTTCTTATTCATATCCAAATTCTGATTATGAATTATTCCACACTTATATCTTATTCAATAATCAAGATGGCACCTTTCAGGATCCAGTTAATTACTATACCGGTATTTGTTCACACAAATCTTATGTAGCCGATCTAGATGGTAATGGCTGGAATGATATAATTACATTAAATACTGATTTTTATAATCCACCACCTGATACGGGTTCGGTTCACATACTTTTTAATGATGGAACAGGTAATTTTGTAGAAGAACCGCAGGTCATCTGCGATGAATTTAAAATTGAAAATGTAAAATTGAAAATTAATAATCACCCTAACCCTTTTAATCCGGTTACTACAATCAGTTTTGAATTGCCTTTTGATAGTGAAGTCGTATTAAATATTTATAACATCAAAGGTCAGAAAGTTAAGTCATTAATAGCTAATGAAATGTCAAAAGGTAAGCATTCTGTGGTCTGGTCAGGTGAAGATGATCGTGGCAGGAAAGTGAGTTCGGGAGTATATTTTTATCAAATAGCAGTTAATGGTGAGATTGAGAGAATGAATAAATGTTTATTGCTTAAGTAA
- a CDS encoding carboxyl transferase domain-containing protein, which produces MKVSEKIEQLQQKEAHIKAMGGAARIKKQHDKGKLDARERITLLFDEGSFREIDMFVKHRSTNFNMAEVDVPSDGVVVGHGLVNGRPVFAFSQDFTSRGGSLGEMHAAKICKVMDLAAKAGVPVVGFNDSGGARVEEGVQALKGYGEIFFRNSRSSGVIPQISAVMGPCAGGAVYSPAMTDFIFMVKKSSYMFITGPQVIETVTGEKTTFEELGGAMAHNSKSGVAHFACNSDEDAIEQIKILLSYLPSNNLEDPPHVLMGDDPTRLCPDLDTIIPENAQQPYDMKDIIKSIVDAGEFFEPHEYYAENAIIGFARLNGRSVGIIGNQPMFLAGCLDIDASDKISRFIRFCDAFNIPIITFVDVPGYLPGSNQEWGGIIRHGAKLLWSYSEATVPKLTVVTRKNYGGSYIAMCSNHLGADMVFAWPSAEIAVMGAQGAVNIISSYRQEIKSSEDPQAKRQEKIVEYEAAFSNPYLAAERGYIDAVIKPADTRIRLIDALEIMSTKRESLPPKKHGNIPV; this is translated from the coding sequence ATGAAAGTATCTGAAAAGATTGAGCAGTTACAGCAGAAAGAAGCTCATATCAAAGCTATGGGTGGCGCAGCTCGGATCAAGAAACAGCATGATAAAGGCAAATTAGATGCACGAGAACGCATAACCCTGCTTTTTGATGAAGGTTCTTTTCGCGAAATCGATATGTTCGTAAAACATCGCTCCACCAATTTCAATATGGCAGAAGTGGATGTACCCTCAGATGGAGTAGTAGTAGGTCATGGTCTCGTTAATGGACGCCCCGTATTCGCCTTTTCACAGGATTTCACTTCCCGCGGAGGATCACTGGGAGAGATGCATGCCGCCAAAATATGCAAAGTAATGGATCTGGCAGCCAAAGCCGGTGTACCCGTAGTGGGATTCAATGATTCCGGTGGAGCGCGCGTGGAAGAAGGTGTTCAAGCCCTTAAGGGTTATGGCGAGATATTCTTCCGTAATTCCCGCAGTTCTGGCGTGATACCCCAGATATCAGCGGTCATGGGACCCTGTGCCGGAGGTGCTGTATATTCACCAGCCATGACAGATTTTATCTTCATGGTAAAAAAATCCAGCTACATGTTCATCACCGGACCTCAGGTGATCGAGACAGTTACAGGAGAAAAGACAACCTTTGAAGAACTGGGTGGAGCGATGGCTCATAATTCCAAATCAGGAGTTGCACATTTTGCCTGCAATTCAGACGAAGATGCCATCGAACAGATCAAGATATTACTCAGCTATCTACCTTCAAATAATCTGGAAGACCCGCCACATGTACTCATGGGCGATGACCCCACCAGATTGTGCCCTGATCTGGATACCATTATCCCCGAAAATGCTCAACAGCCTTATGATATGAAGGATATAATAAAATCAATAGTTGATGCCGGGGAATTCTTTGAACCGCATGAATATTATGCTGAAAACGCTATCATCGGTTTTGCACGTCTTAATGGCCGAAGCGTGGGTATCATCGGTAATCAGCCCATGTTCCTTGCAGGTTGTCTTGATATTGATGCTTCAGATAAGATCTCCCGCTTCATTCGTTTCTGCGATGCCTTCAATATCCCCATAATCACCTTTGTTGACGTGCCGGGCTACCTGCCAGGCTCGAATCAGGAATGGGGTGGAATTATCCGTCATGGTGCCAAGCTGCTCTGGAGTTACAGCGAAGCTACAGTTCCCAAACTTACTGTTGTAACCCGTAAAAATTATGGCGGCAGCTATATTGCCATGTGTTCCAATCATCTGGGGGCAGACATGGTGTTTGCCTGGCCCTCAGCCGAGATCGCAGTTATGGGTGCACAGGGAGCCGTGAATATCATCAGCAGTTACCGTCAGGAGATCAAATCTTCAGAAGATCCACAGGCAAAGCGTCAGGAAAAGATCGTTGAATATGAAGCAGCTTTCAGCAATCCTTATCTAGCAGCAGAGCGTGGATATATAGATGCCGTGATCAAACCAGCCGATACGCGGATTCGCCTCATAGATGCCCTGGAGATCATGAGCACTAAACGAGAATCCTTACCTCCCAAAAAACACGGTAACATCCCTGTTTAG
- a CDS encoding pyruvate carboxylase subunit B, protein MQYDKHGVLKMTEMRYETDRPQAENPIKIQDLTFRDGHQSIFATRGRTEDMLPVAERMDEIGFYSMEVWGGATFDTMHRFLAEDPWERIRTLKKYIKKTPFSMLLRGQNLVGYRNYADDVVDNFVQRASDNGIDIFRVFDALNDFRNFEAAAKVIKRNDKHFQGTICYSLTEMRMGGETYNIDYYLNKAKELEEIGVNSICIKDMAGLVSPYDAYNLVKALKAQTDIPIHLHTHFTSGMGDLTLLKAIEAGVDVIDTCMSPYAYRTSHPAVEPLVITLLGTNRDTGMDIKKLAAISKDMEKTIPKYKHFANNTKFSIIDTNVILHQTPGGMLSNLVNQLRQMDELDKLDAVFEELPKVRRDLGQVPLVTPTSQIVGIQTVNNVLYDKEEQYTQITQQVKDLCFGLYGKTTLPIDPEVQKKALKDYPRGETPISCRPGDELEPEMPQVKASVKDLAKNLDDELIVALYPVTGKRFLKWKYGLVEIPPEAKAITLEDVKKEQDMIEKAKSGKLTDGGKAPEDVATRPFDVYVDGELFHVEVADPMNKSGIKTPRQTTPKQKDADSDGAKTLTAPIPGMINEIKVKVGDTVKEGDAVVVLEAMKMFNNLEVNFAGTVKEIKVDVGDSVGKGDVLISFE, encoded by the coding sequence ATGCAATACGATAAACATGGCGTTCTGAAAATGACTGAAATGCGCTACGAAACTGACCGCCCTCAGGCAGAAAACCCGATAAAGATTCAAGACCTTACCTTCCGCGATGGACACCAATCGATATTTGCCACTCGCGGCAGAACAGAAGATATGCTGCCGGTGGCAGAGAGAATGGATGAAATTGGCTTTTATTCCATGGAAGTATGGGGTGGTGCCACCTTTGATACCATGCACCGCTTTTTAGCTGAAGATCCCTGGGAAAGGATCAGAACCCTTAAGAAATATATTAAGAAAACCCCCTTCTCAATGCTTCTGCGCGGTCAAAACCTGGTGGGTTACCGCAATTATGCTGATGACGTGGTGGATAATTTTGTCCAGCGAGCATCAGATAACGGGATTGATATTTTCCGGGTATTTGATGCTTTGAATGATTTCAGGAATTTTGAAGCTGCTGCCAAAGTGATCAAGCGCAATGATAAACACTTTCAAGGTACTATCTGCTATTCTCTCACAGAAATGAGAATGGGCGGAGAAACCTATAATATTGATTATTATCTGAATAAGGCAAAAGAACTGGAAGAGATAGGCGTAAACTCAATCTGCATCAAGGATATGGCAGGTCTGGTTTCCCCTTATGATGCCTATAACCTGGTGAAAGCACTTAAAGCCCAGACTGATATCCCCATCCACCTGCACACTCATTTCACTTCCGGTATGGGCGATCTGACACTGCTAAAAGCTATTGAAGCTGGTGTGGATGTCATCGATACCTGCATGTCACCATATGCCTATCGCACCTCGCATCCTGCAGTGGAACCTCTGGTGATCACTCTGCTGGGTACTAACCGCGATACCGGTATGGATATTAAAAAACTCGCTGCTATCAGCAAAGATATGGAAAAAACCATCCCGAAATACAAGCACTTTGCCAATAACACTAAATTCTCCATTATTGACACCAATGTGATCCTGCATCAGACACCAGGAGGTATGCTGAGTAATCTGGTGAACCAGCTTCGTCAAATGGATGAGCTTGATAAACTGGATGCCGTATTTGAAGAACTGCCCAAAGTCCGCCGTGATTTAGGACAGGTTCCCTTAGTGACACCTACCAGTCAGATAGTTGGCATCCAGACCGTCAATAATGTACTCTACGATAAAGAAGAACAATACACCCAGATCACGCAGCAGGTGAAAGACCTCTGTTTTGGTCTTTATGGCAAAACCACCCTCCCCATTGATCCCGAAGTGCAGAAAAAAGCTCTTAAGGATTATCCTCGCGGAGAAACTCCAATTTCCTGCCGTCCCGGTGATGAACTGGAACCGGAAATGCCTCAGGTGAAAGCATCAGTAAAAGACCTGGCAAAAAACCTTGATGATGAATTAATAGTTGCTTTATATCCGGTAACTGGCAAGCGTTTCCTGAAATGGAAATATGGACTTGTAGAAATTCCTCCGGAAGCAAAAGCCATAACTCTGGAAGATGTGAAAAAAGAGCAGGACATGATCGAAAAAGCTAAATCTGGAAAACTCACTGATGGTGGCAAAGCACCTGAAGACGTAGCTACCAGACCTTTTGATGTCTATGTAGATGGAGAATTGTTCCACGTGGAAGTTGCTGATCCGATGAATAAATCAGGCATCAAAACTCCCAGACAAACGACTCCAAAACAGAAAGACGCAGATTCAGATGGTGCTAAAACTCTCACTGCCCCCATCCCCGGCATGATCAATGAAATTAAGGTGAAAGTGGGAGATACCGTCAAAGAAGGCGATGCCGTGGTAGTTCTGGAAGCAATGAAGATGTTCAACAATCTGGAAGTAAACTTTGCCGGAACAGTAAAAGAAATCAAAGTCGATGTCGGTGATTCAGTCGGCAAAGGTGATGTACTCATCAGCTTTGAATAA
- a CDS encoding SatD family protein has product MKYAVLTGDIIKSHKLSVKLSKVQELLKSIPEQFNKKYGKSIESNLDIFRGDSWQLILYQENLAIRLALFIKAYLLSEQNVRTRISIGIGTVDKIEKNNVSESFGKAFELSGKGLDNLDNQQELYLATEDIHMKVEIKFLDCIFKKITSRQAAALRYALLGYNQNEIAEKLERKMSNNNITQQAVAKLLKNSCWKAVSNYLESYEQGKI; this is encoded by the coding sequence ATGAAATACGCTGTATTAACAGGTGACATAATAAAATCACACAAATTAAGTGTAAAATTAAGCAAGGTTCAGGAATTGCTAAAATCTATTCCAGAACAGTTCAATAAAAAATATGGTAAAAGCATTGAATCTAACCTGGATATTTTTCGGGGAGATAGCTGGCAACTCATCTTATATCAAGAAAATTTAGCTATTCGATTAGCTTTATTTATTAAGGCATATTTACTATCAGAGCAAAATGTTAGAACTCGTATTTCGATAGGGATAGGAACTGTAGATAAAATCGAAAAGAATAATGTAAGTGAATCATTTGGGAAGGCATTTGAATTGTCAGGAAAGGGTCTCGATAATTTGGATAATCAGCAGGAATTGTATTTGGCTACAGAGGATATTCATATGAAAGTAGAGATAAAATTTCTTGATTGTATTTTTAAGAAAATCACTTCTCGCCAGGCAGCAGCACTCAGATACGCTCTGCTTGGTTATAATCAGAATGAAATAGCAGAGAAATTAGAACGTAAAATGTCTAATAATAATATAACTCAACAAGCAGTAGCAAAACTATTAAAAAACAGTTGCTGGAAAGCTGTTAGTAACTATTTAGAATCTTATGAACAAGGCAAAATTTAG
- a CDS encoding DUF3307 domain-containing protein → MIQLYGSLIFCHLLADFVLPVKKLSQKGLTALAYSAIHVSLVILILLLSGDYDNYGIFKPVFLGVIFIEYLIIGLIRNTLAKKSKDHIVFIIEQAYHFMILLTIAYFWDNNSYFYWDNDFFYSIIACATGIMGITLFSGKLMKLVTDDFINQNVSLKEDIESGLIEGGKYIGILERILIFIFILIDQPLAVGFLIAAKSLLRIESDPKHHRRMEYILVGTLFSFLLALLFSLFTKELLSGF, encoded by the coding sequence ATGATTCAATTGTATGGTTCGTTAATATTTTGTCATTTATTGGCAGATTTTGTACTACCTGTTAAGAAACTATCCCAAAAAGGGTTAACAGCCTTAGCATACAGCGCAATTCATGTTTCGTTAGTGATTCTCATTTTATTATTGAGTGGAGATTATGATAATTATGGGATATTCAAACCTGTTTTCCTGGGAGTAATTTTCATAGAATACTTGATTATTGGTCTAATCAGGAATACATTAGCTAAGAAATCTAAAGATCATATAGTTTTCATAATTGAGCAAGCATATCATTTTATGATTTTATTAACGATAGCTTATTTCTGGGATAATAATTCTTACTTTTATTGGGATAATGATTTCTTTTATTCTATTATTGCCTGTGCCACGGGGATAATGGGTATAACCCTATTTTCTGGTAAACTGATGAAACTGGTAACTGATGACTTTATAAATCAAAATGTTAGCCTGAAAGAAGATATTGAATCTGGTCTTATAGAAGGTGGCAAGTATATTGGTATTTTAGAAAGAATTCTCATATTTATCTTTATCCTGATAGATCAACCCTTAGCTGTTGGCTTTTTAATAGCAGCTAAATCTTTATTGCGTATTGAATCTGATCCTAAGCACCATAGAAGAATGGAATACATTCTCGTAGGTACTTTATTCAGTTTCTTACTTGCTCTTCTTTTCTCGTTATTCACCAAAGAACTTTTATCTGGATTTTAG
- a CDS encoding acyltransferase family protein, with protein sequence MKKFELVDFLKGYAIITIVLYHLLNSLHYSGVIEKAIQFGGTGVHAFLFVSGFGLYLSFLRKPLNYGVLLKKRFARVYIPYIIIVLLSALITQFIPIFKSSWYALAGHVFLYKMFDSAITGSYGGHFWFISTIIQLYLIFHLLAWFKKRASDLVFISTGIAIGIIWAIIVTLLGKSELRAWNSFFLQYAWEFMLGMVIAHLVSIDKLQHKIKNWHFLLLAAICLPVYAFLALKAGSIGKVFNDIPALIGYLAIAVFIFQLRIIPLNKFILYTSRISYSFFLIHILINTLIINISRSANLPVNLLTILFSFLISYVFSIFYTSFITKITRF encoded by the coding sequence ATGAAAAAATTCGAACTGGTAGATTTTCTTAAAGGTTATGCCATTATCACCATTGTACTCTATCATCTGTTGAATAGTCTGCATTATTCCGGAGTTATCGAAAAAGCCATCCAGTTTGGCGGAACAGGGGTGCATGCCTTCCTGTTTGTTTCCGGGTTTGGTTTATATCTCTCATTTCTCCGCAAACCGCTTAATTATGGTGTTTTACTCAAGAAAAGGTTTGCCAGAGTATATATTCCCTATATTATAATTGTGCTGCTATCAGCTCTGATTACGCAGTTCATTCCCATATTTAAATCTTCCTGGTACGCCCTGGCTGGACATGTATTTCTCTACAAAATGTTTGATAGCGCGATCACTGGCTCCTATGGTGGACATTTCTGGTTTATTTCCACTATAATCCAGCTTTATCTGATTTTCCATCTGCTGGCCTGGTTCAAAAAACGTGCTTCTGATCTCGTTTTTATATCCACAGGTATCGCCATTGGCATCATCTGGGCGATAATTGTAACACTTCTCGGAAAATCTGAACTTCGTGCCTGGAATAGTTTCTTTCTCCAATATGCCTGGGAATTCATGCTCGGTATGGTGATTGCCCATCTTGTATCTATCGATAAATTGCAGCATAAGATCAAAAACTGGCATTTTCTGCTCCTTGCTGCGATCTGTCTGCCGGTTTACGCATTTCTTGCCCTTAAAGCTGGCAGCATCGGCAAGGTATTCAATGATATTCCCGCCCTCATCGGTTACCTGGCAATTGCCGTATTTATTTTCCAGCTCAGGATCATTCCCCTAAATAAATTTATTCTCTACACTTCCCGAATTTCATATTCTTTCTTCCTCATCCACATCCTGATCAATACTCTCATCATCAATATTTCGCGCTCAGCAAATTTACCAGTTAATCTGCTCACGATATTATTTTCCTTCCTCATCAGTTACGTATTTTCAATTTTTTACACATCATTTATCACAAAAATCACCAGATTCTAA
- a CDS encoding glycosyltransferase family 39 protein, translating into MKNNGSIILILIMLAGILLQLALLFIGMAPDEVKWFDPQDYVRIGRELAQGESFSTIDNERNLYFSPGYPYLLAGMIKIVGPRVISIRIFHILLFPVFIYFFYRIGKDWRNEQTGLIMAALALIYPFYIYVPLTLYPEAILLYLIPVIAWMMLKSGADPKWYYLLISGVIIALAVMIRPTAIFTIPVFVFYVSLKSGWKFKKFLMIGVLICIIPVLAVFGWMMRNNSVHGKPVFSSAGGYNLLMSYNQNATIGVKLDYPLPPAIQKRLDSAANKEEIQNIAQEEALRFIKTHPFKALKLAFFKQLDLWNPFPRTTTTSGFARPQFKLISAIPYILFLILGIIGFIKNRKDGFIIALLCLTLLNCLLNGLIAVSVRYRLITDFAFILLAATVISEFWTDRIKRKIQRNITAKTP; encoded by the coding sequence ATGAAAAATAATGGCTCAATAATACTGATCTTGATCATGCTTGCCGGGATTCTCCTGCAGCTTGCTCTGCTCTTTATTGGCATGGCTCCTGATGAAGTGAAGTGGTTTGATCCTCAGGACTACGTTAGAATTGGACGGGAGCTTGCCCAGGGAGAATCTTTCAGCACAATTGATAATGAAAGGAATCTCTATTTTTCTCCGGGTTATCCCTATCTGCTGGCTGGCATGATAAAGATCGTAGGTCCACGCGTGATCAGTATCAGGATCTTTCATATTCTGCTGTTTCCCGTATTTATTTATTTTTTCTACCGTATAGGCAAGGATTGGAGGAATGAGCAGACCGGGCTTATTATGGCTGCTCTTGCTTTGATCTACCCCTTCTACATCTATGTGCCTCTCACACTCTATCCTGAGGCGATATTATTATACCTGATACCTGTCATTGCCTGGATGATGCTAAAAAGTGGTGCTGATCCTAAATGGTATTATTTGCTCATTTCCGGTGTCATTATTGCCCTTGCAGTTATGATCAGACCCACTGCCATCTTCACAATCCCCGTATTTGTTTTCTATGTTTCGCTCAAGTCCGGCTGGAAATTTAAAAAGTTCCTGATGATCGGTGTGCTTATCTGCATAATCCCTGTTCTGGCAGTATTCGGCTGGATGATGAGAAATAATTCAGTCCACGGGAAACCCGTATTCTCCTCCGCTGGAGGTTATAACCTGCTGATGAGTTATAATCAAAATGCCACTATTGGAGTGAAACTCGATTACCCGCTGCCACCAGCAATCCAGAAACGTCTTGATTCTGCTGCCAATAAGGAAGAAATACAAAACATAGCCCAGGAAGAAGCACTCAGATTCATTAAAACTCACCCCTTTAAAGCTCTCAAACTTGCCTTCTTCAAACAGCTTGATCTCTGGAATCCTTTCCCCCGAACTACTACTACCAGTGGTTTTGCCCGTCCCCAGTTCAAACTCATTTCTGCCATACCCTATATTCTCTTTCTGATCCTGGGTATCATCGGCTTTATCAAAAATCGCAAAGATGGATTCATTATTGCTCTTTTATGTCTCACCCTGCTCAATTGCCTGCTGAATGGACTTATTGCTGTGTCTGTACGTTATCGGCTGATCACGGATTTTGCCTTTATACTGCTGGCTGCCACGGTGATTTCTGAATTCTGGACTGACAGGATCAAGCGTAAAATCCAAAGAAATATTACTGCTAAAACACCATGA